The following are from one region of the Hymenobacter radiodurans genome:
- the ftsZ gene encoding cell division protein FtsZ, protein MNYKFDIPSTSKSIIKVIGVGGGGSNAVNHMFSQGIKDVEFVICNTDKQALHSSTVPTKLQIGVDLTEGLGAGANPERGKQAAIESREQIRELLSNGTRMVFITAGMGGGTGTGAAPVIAKVAKELGILTVGIVTAPFLFEGKKKRQQAEHGIKELSENCDTVLVILNDKLREIFGNLPIRAAFAKADNVLSTAAKSIAEIITVTSEVNVDFEDVKTVMKDSGAAVMGSSITDGENRAQRAAEEALASPLLNNTDIHGAQKILLSIMSGDQAELEMDELTEITEYIQDKAGQDAEVIFGHGIDSTLGQSIRVTVIATGFARDAHTINTGFVNNKVAEEQEPDPQINLFDKDRQEAPAAPMVPTFGTLAPAPTPAPAPASVEPPKVTFDLETSVSNYVPPVAAPSSPAPELVAVQQPAPQPQQHAAPRPTLDARAEERRRRLQDLSNGLTNDAIKDQLETPAYLRRHVKLENVTPSNERDISRFNLSDDNELLGDNRFLHDNVD, encoded by the coding sequence ATGAATTATAAATTCGATATTCCTTCCACCTCTAAGTCTATCATCAAGGTAATTGGTGTTGGCGGCGGTGGTTCCAATGCCGTGAACCACATGTTCAGCCAAGGCATAAAGGACGTAGAGTTCGTTATCTGCAATACGGATAAGCAGGCGCTGCACAGCAGCACCGTGCCTACCAAATTACAGATCGGCGTTGACCTTACGGAAGGCCTTGGCGCTGGCGCTAACCCGGAGCGCGGTAAGCAAGCCGCTATTGAGAGCCGCGAGCAGATTCGGGAGCTACTTAGCAATGGTACACGCATGGTATTTATCACGGCTGGTATGGGCGGTGGTACTGGCACCGGCGCTGCGCCTGTTATTGCCAAAGTGGCCAAGGAGCTAGGCATTCTGACCGTAGGTATCGTAACCGCACCTTTCCTGTTTGAGGGTAAAAAGAAGCGTCAGCAGGCTGAACACGGCATTAAGGAGCTGAGCGAGAACTGCGACACAGTGCTCGTTATTCTTAACGATAAGCTGCGCGAGATCTTTGGCAACTTACCTATCCGGGCGGCTTTCGCGAAAGCGGATAATGTGCTGAGCACGGCCGCCAAGAGTATTGCCGAAATCATCACGGTAACCAGCGAGGTAAACGTAGACTTTGAAGACGTGAAAACCGTCATGAAAGACTCGGGTGCGGCCGTGATGGGCAGCAGCATTACCGATGGTGAAAACCGCGCTCAGCGCGCCGCCGAGGAGGCTCTGGCCTCGCCGCTGCTCAACAACACCGACATTCATGGTGCGCAGAAAATTCTGCTCAGCATCATGTCGGGTGATCAGGCAGAGCTGGAAATGGATGAGCTGACCGAGATTACGGAGTACATCCAAGATAAAGCCGGCCAGGACGCTGAAGTTATTTTCGGCCACGGCATCGATTCTACTTTGGGGCAGAGCATCCGCGTGACGGTTATTGCTACGGGTTTTGCCCGTGATGCTCACACTATCAACACGGGTTTCGTTAACAACAAGGTTGCTGAAGAGCAAGAGCCTGATCCGCAGATCAATTTGTTCGACAAGGACCGTCAGGAAGCGCCCGCTGCGCCTATGGTTCCTACGTTTGGCACGCTGGCTCCTGCGCCCACACCCGCGCCCGCGCCTGCTTCGGTAGAACCACCCAAGGTGACTTTTGATCTGGAAACGTCGGTTTCAAACTATGTGCCGCCCGTGGCTGCGCCTTCGTCGCCGGCTCCAGAATTGGTAGCTGTGCAGCAGCCCGCACCGCAGCCCCAGCAGCATGCTGCGCCGCGTCCTACACTGGATGCCCGCGCAGAAGAACGCCGTCGGCGCCTTCAGGACTTAAGCAATGGGTTAACCAATGATGCCATCAAAGATCAGCTGGAAACGCCTGCTTACTTGCGTCGTCACGTTAAGCTGGAAAATGTGACGCCATCGAATGAGCGCGACATCTCCCGCTTCAATCTGTCGGACGATAATGAACTGCTGGGCGACAATCGGTTTCTGCATGATAACGTAGATTAG
- the ftsA gene encoding cell division protein FtsA, translating into MQNDKIVVGLDIGTTKICVLVGRKNEFGKLEILGMGKAVSEGVVRGIVSNIDKTVDAIKKAIRQAEEQSGINIGVVNVGIAGQHIKSLQHNGSITRASQDSEITVDDVNRLTNDMYRLVTPPGSEIIHVMPQDYKVDYEEGIMDPVGMSGVRLEGNFHIITAQSTAINNINKCVTKAGLEIDNLILEPLASSMSVLSDEEKEAGVALIDIGGGTTDLAIFKDGIIRHAAVLPFGGNIVTSDIKQGCLVMQNQAEQLKVKFGKAIAEEASDYEIVSIPGLRDRAPKEISLKNLAHIIEARMEEIVELVYAEIQRTGHADKLAAGIVLTGGGSQLQNLVQLTEYVTGLDTRIGYPNEHLGKSRIEAVKSPMYATTVGLVLAGYRSIDERVNRSYEPEEQVYRPAAPEPRMEMPVAPAATQKAPQAPAPPKKPSGAGKFFQDIISRTKGLLIDDFDDKQY; encoded by the coding sequence ATGCAAAACGATAAAATTGTAGTCGGCCTCGACATCGGCACCACCAAAATCTGCGTCCTGGTAGGGCGCAAAAATGAGTTTGGCAAACTTGAGATCCTTGGCATGGGTAAAGCCGTGTCAGAAGGTGTAGTGCGCGGTATTGTGTCCAATATTGACAAAACTGTAGACGCTATTAAGAAGGCTATTCGGCAGGCTGAAGAACAATCGGGCATCAATATCGGCGTGGTGAACGTCGGGATTGCTGGCCAGCATATCAAGAGCTTACAGCATAACGGCAGCATCACGCGGGCCTCGCAGGATAGTGAGATTACCGTCGATGACGTGAACCGCCTGACCAACGATATGTACCGCCTGGTAACTCCGCCCGGCTCCGAGATCATCCACGTAATGCCCCAAGACTACAAGGTGGATTACGAGGAAGGCATCATGGATCCAGTGGGCATGTCGGGCGTACGGTTGGAAGGCAACTTTCACATCATTACTGCTCAGAGCACGGCCATCAACAACATCAACAAGTGTGTTACCAAGGCCGGGCTAGAAATCGATAATCTGATTCTGGAGCCGCTGGCGTCGAGCATGTCGGTGCTGAGCGACGAGGAAAAAGAAGCTGGTGTAGCGCTGATTGATATCGGGGGCGGTACTACCGACTTGGCTATCTTTAAAGATGGCATCATTCGTCACGCGGCGGTGCTGCCTTTCGGCGGCAACATCGTGACTTCTGATATCAAGCAGGGCTGCTTAGTGATGCAGAACCAGGCTGAGCAGTTGAAAGTAAAGTTTGGGAAAGCCATTGCTGAGGAAGCTTCTGATTACGAAATCGTAAGCATTCCTGGTCTGCGCGACCGGGCTCCTAAGGAGATTTCTCTGAAGAACCTTGCTCACATCATTGAGGCTCGGATGGAAGAAATCGTGGAGCTAGTGTACGCCGAGATTCAGCGTACCGGCCACGCCGATAAGCTGGCCGCTGGTATCGTGCTGACTGGTGGTGGTTCACAGCTGCAAAACCTCGTGCAGCTAACGGAGTACGTAACTGGACTTGATACCCGTATTGGCTACCCCAACGAACACTTAGGCAAGAGCCGTATTGAAGCTGTAAAGTCGCCGATGTACGCTACCACTGTAGGCTTGGTGTTGGCCGGCTACCGTTCCATTGATGAGCGCGTAAACCGCAGCTACGAGCCAGAAGAGCAAGTGTATCGTCCGGCCGCCCCAGAGCCGCGCATGGAAATGCCAGTTGCTCCCGCTGCTACCCAAAAAGCCCCCCAAGCGCCTGCACCACCTAAAAAGCCTTCTGGTGCCGGCAAGTTCTTTCAGGATATCATCAGCCGCACCAAAGGTCTGTTGATCGACGATTTTGACGATAAGCAATACTAA
- a CDS encoding cell division protein FtsQ/DivIB, protein MKLKPNAKNYLFAAACLLLLIGLAVFAGLRQANRPVGQVIVTISNEFNNYFISEQEVTALLTRNGYQRLEGARPEDLNLKALEARLKSHSFVREVEVYRDLAGNLHADVRQNRPIARLVHADTRRDSYLDAEGHELPLSPLFTARVVPVARQGGTPIPATFFRDSTGRRYLEVLRYIDEHPFWRAQVAEVFIGPNGKIAFTQQIGDQRVEFGFPENISEKFAKLMVFYRQIPPVLGWDTYHRVNVEFKDQIICE, encoded by the coding sequence ATGAAACTCAAGCCTAACGCCAAAAATTATTTGTTTGCAGCGGCTTGCCTGTTGCTGCTCATCGGCTTGGCCGTGTTTGCTGGCCTGCGCCAAGCAAACCGCCCTGTTGGTCAGGTTATCGTGACCATCAGCAATGAGTTCAATAACTATTTCATTAGCGAGCAGGAAGTAACCGCTCTGCTCACGCGCAATGGCTATCAACGCCTGGAGGGCGCGCGCCCCGAAGACCTCAACTTGAAAGCCCTTGAAGCCCGCCTCAAGTCTCATAGTTTTGTGCGCGAAGTCGAGGTGTACCGTGACCTAGCCGGTAACCTGCACGCCGACGTGCGCCAGAATCGTCCCATAGCCCGCCTAGTACATGCTGACACCCGCCGCGACAGCTACCTCGATGCTGAAGGGCATGAGTTACCGCTATCGCCATTGTTCACGGCTCGCGTGGTGCCCGTAGCTCGTCAGGGGGGCACTCCTATTCCGGCTACGTTTTTTCGCGACTCTACCGGCCGCCGTTACCTCGAAGTGTTGCGCTACATCGACGAGCACCCCTTTTGGCGGGCTCAGGTAGCCGAAGTATTTATTGGGCCAAATGGCAAGATTGCTTTCACCCAACAAATAGGAGATCAACGAGTAGAATTTGGGTTTCCAGAGAATATTTCAGAAAAATTCGCGAAACTAATGGTATTTTACCGGCAAATTCCACCAGTTTTAGGATGGGATACATACCACCGCGTCAATGTTGAGTTTAAAGACCAGATCATTTGCGAATAA
- the murC gene encoding UDP-N-acetylmuramate--L-alanine ligase, whose protein sequence is MNPVAAFPYVYFLGIGGIGMSALARWFQANGHQVSGYDRTPTPLTEALAAEGIAVHYADAVENIPVEVRENAPQTLVVLTPAIPAGHQEWAWLREQGYDIRKRSQVLGLLTQGQRTIAVAGTHGKTTTSSMVAHLLHHAGVDCSAFLGGISVNLGSNLLLNTGTDAGAKPVVVEADEYDRSFLTLHPDVAIVTSTDADHLDIYGTQDALIESFRQFVGQLKPGGTLLLNYTADASVAAAVPTGVQVVHYGLEAAQGGNLHAANVTAHGHEFRFDVHSPLGNLTNLQLTVPGFHNVENMLGAIFAAQLEGVTAEKLATAVAAYRGVKRRFEFIVTTKNKVYVDDYAHHPREIEAFLRSLRALYPQKRLRVIFQPHLFTRTRDFALGFAESLSLADEVVLLDIYPARELPISGVTSELILSQLTASKKSLQTKEQVVAAAAVDDDFDVLATVGAGDIDQLVPQLRTILTSRWHETQA, encoded by the coding sequence ATGAATCCTGTAGCCGCATTTCCTTACGTCTACTTTCTGGGCATCGGTGGCATTGGTATGTCGGCGCTGGCTCGGTGGTTTCAAGCCAATGGCCACCAAGTAAGCGGTTACGACCGCACGCCAACGCCGCTAACGGAAGCGTTAGCCGCTGAAGGTATTGCCGTGCATTACGCGGATGCAGTCGAGAATATTCCGGTTGAGGTACGCGAAAATGCCCCCCAGACACTGGTAGTGCTCACGCCAGCTATTCCCGCTGGCCATCAGGAGTGGGCATGGCTGCGCGAGCAGGGCTACGATATTCGTAAGCGCAGCCAAGTGCTGGGTCTTCTTACCCAAGGCCAACGCACCATTGCTGTAGCTGGCACTCACGGCAAAACTACCACCTCGTCCATGGTGGCGCACTTGCTTCACCACGCGGGCGTCGATTGCTCAGCCTTCCTGGGGGGCATTTCTGTGAACCTTGGGTCAAATCTTCTATTAAATACCGGCACGGACGCGGGCGCTAAGCCTGTAGTAGTGGAGGCTGATGAGTATGACCGCAGCTTCCTAACCTTGCACCCCGATGTAGCTATCGTGACCAGCACAGATGCCGACCACCTCGATATTTATGGTACACAGGATGCGCTGATTGAGTCCTTCCGGCAGTTTGTGGGGCAATTAAAGCCGGGTGGCACGCTTCTGCTTAACTATACTGCCGATGCAAGTGTGGCCGCTGCGGTACCCACTGGCGTGCAGGTCGTTCATTATGGCTTAGAAGCAGCGCAGGGGGGAAATCTGCATGCTGCCAACGTAACGGCTCACGGACACGAGTTTCGCTTCGATGTACATAGCCCCCTCGGCAACCTAACTAACTTGCAGCTAACTGTGCCCGGCTTTCACAACGTGGAAAATATGCTGGGGGCCATTTTTGCGGCCCAGCTGGAAGGCGTAACCGCTGAAAAACTGGCCACTGCGGTAGCGGCGTATCGGGGCGTGAAGCGTCGCTTTGAATTTATCGTCACCACAAAAAACAAGGTGTATGTTGACGATTATGCCCATCACCCACGCGAAATAGAGGCTTTCCTTCGTTCCCTACGTGCGTTGTACCCGCAGAAACGCCTGCGCGTCATCTTCCAACCCCACCTTTTCACCCGCACCCGCGACTTCGCGCTAGGCTTCGCTGAGAGCTTAAGTCTGGCCGATGAAGTGGTGCTGCTCGACATCTATCCCGCTCGTGAACTGCCGATTAGTGGCGTTACCTCCGAGCTGATTTTATCTCAACTAACAGCTTCAAAAAAGTCTTTGCAAACCAAGGAACAAGTCGTGGCGGCCGCCGCTGTCGACGATGATTTTGATGTGCTGGCTACCGTTGGGGCCGGTGATATTGATCAATTGGTGCCTCAGCTGCGAACCATTTTAACCAGCCGCTGGCATGAAACTCAAGCCTAA
- the murG gene encoding undecaprenyldiphospho-muramoylpentapeptide beta-N-acetylglucosaminyltransferase has translation MPKSNLQFISSHPEPYRIIISGGGTGGHIFPAVAIANELRRRQPEAEILFVGANGRMEMTRVPEAGYDIVGLDISGLQRRLTPQNLLFPLRVIRSVKRAGKIIEKFRPEAVVGVGGYASAPILLAAASRGIPALIQEQNSYAGLVNKLLSRRVNRICVAYEGMEKFFPKDKLVLTGNPVRTEIASGDRTEALKFFGLSPDKKTLLVIGGSLGARTLNEATAAALSRLKAAGVQLLWQTGKLYYPKAQEEAAPFAADGIRALEFVQRMDLAYAAADVVVSRAGALSVSELCLTGKPSLLVPSPNVAEDHQTKNALALVRHQAALLVPDAEAPARLYDEALSLLADEPRQLKLSTNVRQLARPDATAAIVDELLTIMDRR, from the coding sequence ATGCCCAAGTCGAATCTCCAGTTTATTTCTTCGCATCCCGAGCCTTACCGCATTATTATTAGCGGTGGGGGCACGGGTGGGCATATATTTCCGGCGGTAGCCATTGCTAACGAGCTGCGCCGTCGTCAGCCCGAGGCTGAAATCCTGTTTGTCGGCGCCAACGGCCGGATGGAGATGACCCGGGTGCCCGAGGCCGGCTACGACATTGTAGGCCTTGATATTAGTGGCTTACAGCGCCGCCTGACTCCCCAGAATCTGCTATTTCCGTTGCGCGTGATTCGGAGTGTGAAGCGAGCGGGCAAAATTATCGAGAAATTTCGCCCCGAAGCCGTTGTGGGCGTAGGTGGCTACGCTTCGGCTCCTATTCTATTGGCCGCGGCTTCGCGAGGAATTCCAGCCCTTATTCAGGAACAGAATTCCTACGCTGGCCTAGTTAATAAACTGCTGAGTCGGCGCGTAAATCGTATTTGTGTGGCTTATGAGGGCATGGAAAAGTTTTTCCCTAAGGATAAGCTCGTTCTTACTGGTAACCCAGTCCGCACCGAAATTGCTTCTGGCGACCGTACCGAAGCACTGAAGTTTTTCGGGCTTTCACCTGACAAGAAAACCCTACTTGTAATTGGCGGCAGCCTCGGAGCCCGCACCTTGAACGAAGCCACTGCTGCGGCACTTTCGCGCCTGAAAGCGGCTGGAGTTCAGTTGCTGTGGCAAACAGGTAAGCTCTACTACCCTAAAGCGCAGGAAGAAGCTGCGCCATTCGCCGCAGATGGCATTCGGGCATTAGAATTCGTACAGCGCATGGACCTGGCTTATGCCGCCGCCGACGTAGTGGTTTCGCGGGCGGGCGCTTTGTCCGTTTCGGAACTGTGCCTTACTGGCAAGCCTAGTTTACTGGTGCCATCGCCCAACGTGGCCGAAGATCATCAGACCAAAAACGCCTTGGCCTTGGTTCGCCATCAAGCCGCTCTACTCGTTCCGGATGCGGAAGCGCCCGCTCGCCTGTATGATGAGGCCCTAAGCCTGCTAGCCGATGAGCCGCGCCAATTGAAGCTAAGTACCAACGTGCGCCAGCTTGCCCGCCCCGACGCGACGGCTGCCATTGTAGATGAACTCCTCACTATCATGGACCGCCGATGA
- the murD gene encoding UDP-N-acetylmuramoyl-L-alanine--D-glutamate ligase, giving the protein MQIVILGAAESGVGAALLAQAKGHAVFVSDGGSIKPAYKQKLTQAGIRFEENQHTLDEILRADEVVKSPGIPEKAPIIQALRAKGTPIISEIELAGRYTQAKCICITGTNGKTTTTLLTYHLLKEAGMSVGLAGNVGYSLAEQVIEDKHDYYVVELSSFQLDDTHNFAPWLAILLNITPDHLDRYGYSLENYAAAKMRVARNVSGCFIYNAGDPETRKAVAASGAEKNALAFDQQFDGHTGENLAAWYGQDGTLQLHLPEWAQSRVDSVNVANSPLIGQHNQQNMAAAILAARVVGLSPEQIEQGLVSFKNAPHRLQLVGEVNGVKFINDSKATNVEAAWFALDGVQQPIVWIAGGTDKGNDYTSLLPLAKQKAKALICLGVDNEKLKASFGIVVPHLEETQSVETAVRRAAELAAPGDVVLLSPACASFDLFKNYEDRGQQFAAAVEKLSQEKSVPSA; this is encoded by the coding sequence ATGCAAATAGTCATTCTCGGAGCAGCAGAAAGTGGGGTAGGGGCGGCGCTGTTGGCGCAAGCTAAAGGCCACGCCGTTTTCGTGTCCGATGGTGGCTCTATTAAGCCTGCTTATAAGCAGAAGCTGACCCAAGCCGGCATTCGCTTCGAGGAAAATCAGCATACGCTGGATGAAATCCTGCGCGCCGACGAAGTAGTGAAAAGCCCCGGCATTCCGGAAAAAGCGCCCATCATTCAAGCTCTACGCGCGAAAGGCACGCCTATTATCTCCGAAATCGAGCTAGCAGGCCGCTATACGCAGGCCAAGTGTATCTGCATTACCGGCACGAATGGCAAAACGACCACCACGCTGCTTACCTATCATTTGCTAAAGGAAGCTGGCATGAGTGTGGGGCTAGCCGGCAATGTGGGCTACAGTCTCGCTGAGCAGGTTATTGAAGATAAGCACGACTATTATGTGGTGGAACTGAGCAGCTTTCAGCTCGACGATACCCACAATTTTGCCCCCTGGTTGGCCATCCTGCTCAATATTACGCCCGACCACCTCGACCGGTACGGCTACAGCCTTGAAAACTATGCGGCGGCCAAAATGCGCGTTGCCCGCAACGTAAGCGGTTGTTTTATCTATAATGCCGGTGACCCCGAAACGCGCAAAGCAGTAGCAGCTTCAGGGGCTGAAAAAAATGCCTTGGCATTTGATCAGCAATTCGACGGCCATACGGGCGAAAACTTAGCCGCATGGTACGGACAAGATGGAACGTTGCAGCTGCATTTGCCCGAATGGGCGCAAAGTCGGGTTGATAGCGTCAATGTTGCCAACTCGCCCCTAATTGGGCAACATAATCAGCAGAATATGGCGGCGGCTATCCTGGCGGCTCGCGTTGTTGGGCTATCGCCGGAGCAAATTGAGCAGGGCTTGGTTTCCTTCAAAAATGCCCCCCACCGTCTGCAATTGGTAGGGGAGGTCAACGGCGTTAAGTTTATCAACGATAGCAAAGCTACCAACGTGGAAGCGGCATGGTTTGCCCTCGATGGTGTACAGCAGCCCATCGTCTGGATTGCCGGCGGTACGGATAAGGGCAACGACTATACTTCCTTGCTGCCGCTGGCCAAGCAAAAAGCGAAAGCATTGATTTGCCTCGGCGTGGATAATGAAAAGCTGAAGGCCAGCTTCGGTATCGTTGTCCCACACCTAGAGGAAACCCAAAGCGTAGAAACAGCCGTGCGTCGTGCCGCTGAGTTGGCCGCACCCGGCGACGTGGTGCTGCTTTCACCAGCCTGCGCCAGCTTCGATCTATTCAAAAACTACGAAGACCGTGGGCAGCAATTTGCCGCTGCTGTGGAAAAATTGTCCCAAGAAAAATCAGTACCATCAGCCTAA
- the mraY gene encoding phospho-N-acetylmuramoyl-pentapeptide-transferase yields the protein MLYYLFTYLSEHYNLPGAGVFQFISFRAAMAVITSLLIAQVFGKSLIRILQKKQVGESIRDLGLQGQLEKKGTPTMGGLIIILAILVPVLLFAKLDNIYIVLMLLSTVWLGLIGFLDDYIKVFQKNKEGLSGRFKVLGQIGLGITVGWVLFFSNDVTVRQYLLPNGQLSAVDASTVYQDVKLMITTIPFAKNNELNYGNLFAYAGPYFNGLYSFLYIPIVILIITAVSNGANITDGLDGLAAGTSAIIGITLAIFAFVSGNALLADYLDIMFIPNSGELVIFCTAFVGACVGFLWYNSYPAQVFMGDTGSLAIGGIIAVLALIIRKELLIPVLCGVFLIENLSVIVQVSYFKYTRRKYGEGRRLLRMSPLHHHYQKLGYHESKIVSRFWIVGIMLAVFTLVTLKLR from the coding sequence ATGCTTTATTACCTCTTTACGTACCTCAGTGAGCACTACAATCTGCCTGGGGCGGGCGTGTTTCAATTTATCTCGTTTCGGGCGGCTATGGCCGTTATTACTTCCCTGCTTATTGCGCAGGTTTTTGGTAAAAGCCTGATTCGAATTTTGCAGAAAAAGCAGGTGGGCGAAAGTATCCGTGACTTGGGTTTGCAAGGACAACTGGAGAAGAAAGGCACCCCAACTATGGGTGGCCTGATTATCATCCTGGCCATTTTGGTGCCCGTGCTGCTGTTTGCCAAGCTCGACAATATCTACATCGTGCTGATGCTGCTGAGTACGGTTTGGCTGGGGCTGATCGGGTTTCTTGACGACTATATAAAGGTCTTCCAGAAGAATAAAGAAGGCTTGAGCGGACGCTTCAAAGTGCTGGGTCAGATAGGTTTGGGTATTACAGTAGGCTGGGTACTGTTCTTCAGCAACGATGTAACAGTCCGCCAATACTTGCTGCCCAACGGGCAGCTTTCCGCTGTTGATGCCAGCACCGTGTATCAGGATGTGAAGCTGATGATTACCACGATTCCTTTTGCCAAAAACAACGAGCTGAACTACGGCAACCTGTTTGCCTACGCCGGCCCCTACTTCAATGGCCTCTACAGCTTCCTGTACATTCCCATCGTTATCCTCATCATCACGGCCGTGAGCAACGGTGCCAACATCACCGACGGCCTCGACGGCTTGGCGGCGGGCACGTCGGCTATCATTGGTATCACGCTAGCCATTTTCGCCTTCGTGAGTGGTAACGCGCTGCTGGCTGACTACCTGGACATTATGTTCATCCCGAACTCGGGTGAGCTGGTAATATTCTGTACGGCCTTCGTGGGAGCCTGCGTAGGTTTCTTGTGGTATAACAGCTACCCAGCCCAGGTTTTTATGGGCGACACAGGCTCATTGGCTATTGGCGGCATCATTGCGGTGCTGGCGCTTATTATTCGTAAAGAATTGTTGATTCCGGTGTTGTGTGGGGTGTTTTTGATTGAAAACCTCTCGGTAATCGTGCAGGTAAGCTACTTCAAATACACGCGCCGCAAGTATGGAGAAGGTCGCCGCTTGCTACGCATGTCCCCTTTGCACCACCACTACCAAAAGCTTGGCTACCACGAATCCAAAATCGTGTCGCGTTTCTGGATTGTGGGCATTATGCTGGCCGTCTTCACCCTGGTAACCCTCAAACTTCGCTAA